A window of the Hevea brasiliensis isolate MT/VB/25A 57/8 chromosome 6, ASM3005281v1, whole genome shotgun sequence genome harbors these coding sequences:
- the LOC110667752 gene encoding isoeugenol synthase 1-like, translated as MDSEKSKILIFGATGYLGEYMVKASISMGHPTYAYVRQLRSNDTLSSKLQLHQQFQSLGVTVFQGELEEHEKLVSVLKQVDVVISTLVVPVTPTP; from the exons ATGGATTCAGAGAAAAGTAAGATCCTGATATTTGGAGCAACTGGGTATCTAGGAGAATACATGGTGAAGGCAAGCATATCCATGGGTCATCCTACCTATGCTTATGTTCGCCAACTCAGATCAAATGACACTCTTTCTTCAAAGCTACAACTTCACCAGCAATTCCAGTCCCTGGGAGTCACTGTATTTCAA GGAGAATTGGAGGAGCATGAGAAGCTTGTTTCAGTACTTAAACAAGTAGATGTGGTGATTTCCACTCTTGTTGTTCCTGTAACGCccacaccgtag